From a region of the Stenotrophomonas sp. BIO128-Bstrain genome:
- a CDS encoding DUF3228 family protein gives MSIVLTAFARPRLFPRVPRGNTIQDCSAEQFEQHLNTHAPFKVLDGYAPFCKLHVYENWTSTRCLTVPITEANRHQLRSGYEARNREELPVLVRWFEGVESPRANYLVVILYSAEQLAKEGSPIDAEWGIVGCIYTAEPEEVPMAPITMMRNALGVEEGGSGVPLDRDAYARAVAFWESNANWRP, from the coding sequence ATGTCCATCGTCCTCACTGCATTCGCCCGTCCCCGCCTGTTCCCCCGCGTGCCGCGCGGCAACACCATCCAGGACTGCAGCGCCGAGCAGTTCGAACAGCACCTCAACACGCACGCGCCGTTCAAGGTGCTCGATGGCTACGCGCCGTTCTGCAAGCTGCATGTGTACGAAAACTGGACCTCCACGCGCTGCCTGACCGTGCCGATCACCGAGGCCAACCGTCACCAGCTGCGCAGTGGTTATGAAGCGCGCAACCGCGAGGAGCTGCCGGTGCTGGTGCGCTGGTTCGAAGGCGTGGAATCCCCGCGCGCGAACTACCTGGTGGTGATCCTGTACAGCGCCGAGCAGCTGGCAAAAGAGGGCTCACCCATCGATGCGGAGTGGGGCATCGTGGGCTGCATCTACACCGCCGAGCCGGAGGAAGTGCCGATGGCCCCGATCACCATGATGCGCAATGCGCTGGGCGTGGAAGAAGGCGGCTCGGGTGTGCCGCTGGATCGCGACGCTTATGCGCGCGCGGTGGCGTTCTGGGAGAGCAACGCCAACTGGCGTCCCTGA
- a CDS encoding response regulator, which produces MSPSLRVLIVDDARLARSELRTLLAAIPWVDCVGEADDVPAARDAILREQPDLVLLDVQMPSGEGFDVLDGLETVPMVVFVTAYDQYAVRAFDTNALDYLVKPVEADRLRAALERGRARLPVPAAPVAPHATRDLLGADDQVFLRDGERCWFVALGEIRKIVVDGNHARLWFRDQNAVLARSLSTLEARLPAMFFRANRNTLVNLRRVRAIEPSLGDGYDLTLDDGSQVEVSRRQARELRERLAL; this is translated from the coding sequence ATGAGCCCCTCCCTGCGCGTGCTGATCGTGGACGATGCGCGGCTGGCGCGCAGTGAACTGCGCACGCTGCTGGCGGCGATCCCGTGGGTGGACTGTGTCGGTGAGGCGGACGATGTACCCGCCGCGCGCGATGCGATCCTGCGCGAGCAGCCCGACCTGGTGCTGCTGGATGTGCAGATGCCCTCGGGTGAGGGGTTCGATGTGCTGGATGGACTGGAGACCGTGCCGATGGTGGTGTTCGTCACCGCCTACGACCAGTACGCCGTGCGCGCCTTCGACACCAATGCGCTCGATTATCTGGTCAAGCCGGTGGAGGCCGACCGCCTTCGGGCGGCGCTGGAACGCGGCCGGGCGCGCCTCCCGGTGCCGGCCGCGCCTGTAGCGCCGCACGCCACGCGTGACCTGCTGGGCGCCGACGATCAGGTGTTCCTGCGCGATGGCGAGCGCTGCTGGTTCGTGGCACTGGGCGAGATCCGCAAGATCGTGGTCGACGGCAACCATGCCCGGCTCTGGTTCCGTGACCAGAACGCGGTGCTGGCACGCAGCCTCAGTACCCTGGAAGCACGACTGCCGGCGATGTTCTTCCGCGCCAACCGCAACACCCTGGTCAACCTGCGCCGCGTGCGGGCGATCGAACCATCGCTCGGCGATGGCTACGACCTGACCCTCGACGACGGCAGCCAGGTCGAGGTCTCGCGGCGCCAGGCGCGCGAGCTGCGTGAGCGGTTGGCGCTGTAG
- a CDS encoding histidine kinase encodes MSTTQAARSSGFWWRNSAVWLVYLGVSLVLGFSYGGHWSGIVLISLMVSLCLWVGSAFIRRWALGHDWLQRDLLGLTWRLLLAVVIVAAATQVLTAAVLLPALAWDWVQLPGQRANYRPAAVFGYWFNTAIVLSVWCALWTGRRALLRARHSEMAQLRAEAQRATLEHQALRARLNPHFVFNALNNLRALINEDPARARDMVTHLSSTLRHALVHTDGDWVTVAEEWRVVQDYLAVEAIHYEDRLRVRTDIDPAALSARLPPMALQLLVENAIKHGIAVHPGGGELTIRVHLDGGWLRVEVDNPAPHDASSAGHGIGLTYLRAQLGLDESRSASGRGTFLLERQGERMMARLQVRQ; translated from the coding sequence ATGAGCACGACGCAGGCAGCACGCAGTTCCGGCTTCTGGTGGCGCAACAGCGCGGTCTGGCTGGTCTACCTTGGGGTGAGCCTGGTGCTCGGGTTTTCCTATGGAGGCCACTGGTCCGGCATCGTCCTGATCTCGCTGATGGTGTCGCTTTGCTTGTGGGTGGGCAGCGCGTTCATCCGCCGCTGGGCGCTTGGCCATGACTGGTTGCAGCGCGATCTGCTTGGGTTGACGTGGCGGCTGCTGCTCGCGGTGGTGATCGTGGCAGCGGCTACCCAGGTGCTCACCGCCGCTGTGCTACTGCCCGCTTTGGCCTGGGACTGGGTGCAGCTGCCGGGGCAACGTGCGAACTATCGCCCGGCCGCCGTCTTCGGCTACTGGTTCAATACCGCCATCGTCCTGAGCGTGTGGTGCGCACTGTGGACCGGCCGCCGCGCGCTGCTGCGGGCCCGGCACAGTGAAATGGCACAGCTGCGCGCCGAAGCACAGCGGGCGACGCTGGAGCACCAGGCACTGCGTGCGCGGCTCAATCCCCACTTCGTGTTCAACGCGCTCAACAACCTGCGTGCACTGATCAATGAAGACCCGGCGCGCGCACGCGACATGGTTACCCATCTGTCCAGCACGCTGCGCCACGCCTTGGTGCATACCGATGGCGATTGGGTGACCGTGGCCGAGGAGTGGCGCGTGGTGCAGGACTACCTCGCGGTGGAGGCGATCCACTACGAAGACCGCCTGCGGGTGCGCACCGATATCGACCCCGCCGCGCTGTCCGCACGGCTGCCGCCGATGGCCCTGCAGCTGCTGGTGGAGAACGCGATCAAACACGGCATCGCGGTCCACCCGGGCGGTGGCGAGCTGACGATCCGCGTGCACCTCGATGGCGGCTGGCTGCGGGTGGAGGTGGACAATCCCGCCCCGCACGACGCCAGCAGCGCAGGCCACGGTATCGGGTTGACGTATCTGCGCGCCCAGCTCGGCCTGGACGAGTCGCGTTCCGCATCCGGCCGCGGCACGTTCCTGCTGGAGCGTCAGGGCGAGCGCATGATGGCCCGATTGCAGGTGCGGCAATGA
- a CDS encoding alpha/beta hydrolase: MSTRRNRRIHSLAPLAALALTAWATLVSPAHAATEAFQDLQVEVIGTGRPVLMIPGLNSGAQVWRETCAALQPQVQCHLIQLPGFAGAPAVASDDFLSAMRDRLLAYSADRKLDHPAVIGHSLGGVLALQMAIAAPQKIGPLVIVDALPYFGAVQNPAATPATLKPMAEQMRAGMLAADATRYAAQTDAAVAGMAHAPEHVATLKQWGRDSDRATTANAMYSMTMTDLRQPIAGITAPVMVLGAWAAYQPFGATEASTRQVFATQYAALPGVRIEMSRAGYHFLMWDDPRWLQTQIRDFLDLPAAP; the protein is encoded by the coding sequence ATGTCGACCCGCCGCAACCGCCGCATCCACTCCCTTGCGCCATTGGCCGCACTCGCGCTCACCGCCTGGGCCACCTTGGTCAGCCCCGCCCACGCAGCGACCGAAGCGTTTCAGGATCTGCAGGTCGAGGTGATCGGCACCGGCCGACCGGTGCTCATGATCCCCGGCCTCAACAGCGGCGCGCAGGTCTGGCGCGAGACCTGCGCCGCGCTGCAGCCGCAGGTGCAATGCCACCTGATCCAGCTGCCCGGCTTCGCCGGTGCGCCCGCCGTGGCCAGCGATGATTTCCTCAGCGCCATGCGGGACCGCCTGCTGGCCTACAGCGCCGACCGCAAGCTCGATCATCCGGCGGTGATCGGCCACAGCCTCGGCGGCGTCCTGGCCCTGCAGATGGCGATCGCGGCGCCGCAGAAGATCGGCCCACTGGTGATCGTCGATGCCTTGCCCTACTTCGGCGCGGTGCAGAACCCGGCGGCGACACCGGCTACGCTCAAGCCGATGGCCGAGCAGATGCGGGCCGGCATGCTCGCCGCCGACGCCACCCGGTACGCGGCGCAGACCGATGCCGCGGTGGCCGGGATGGCGCATGCACCAGAACATGTTGCAACGTTGAAGCAATGGGGACGCGACAGTGACCGCGCCACCACCGCCAACGCGATGTATTCGATGACCATGACCGACCTGCGCCAGCCGATCGCCGGCATCACCGCCCCGGTGATGGTGCTAGGTGCCTGGGCGGCCTACCAGCCGTTCGGTGCGACCGAAGCCAGCACGCGCCAGGTGTTCGCGACGCAGTACGCCGCGCTGCCCGGGGTGCGGATCGAGATGAGCCGCGCCGGCTACCACTTCCTGATGTGGGATGATCCGCGCTGGCTGCAGACGCAGATCCGGGACTTCCTCGATCTGCCTGCGGCGCCCTGA
- a CDS encoding TIGR01777 family oxidoreductase: protein MQILVTGGTGFIGSRLCARLLAEGHDPIVLTRRPGRNPQPGIRSVATLDEVGPVQAVVNLAGEPLMDGRWSDARKQALRDSRIGTTQALLAWIAALPERPRVLVSGSAIGWYGPRDSTPLDETASPGHDFAAMLCRQWEAEALKAEDLGVRTCVLRTGIVLDRDGGALLKMLPPFRMGVGGPMGDGRQWMSWIHREDLVGMILWLLGNGQARGAYNGTAPGTVTNRVFATTLGEALHRPARLTTPAFALKVAFGEMAGLLLTGQNVQPVHALAEGFTFQYPSLPGALQAIVGAPER, encoded by the coding sequence ATGCAGATTCTCGTGACCGGTGGCACCGGCTTCATCGGCAGCCGCCTGTGCGCGCGCCTGCTGGCCGAGGGCCATGACCCCATCGTGTTGACCCGCCGGCCCGGGCGGAACCCGCAGCCGGGGATCCGCAGCGTTGCCACGCTGGACGAGGTCGGCCCGGTCCAGGCGGTGGTCAACCTGGCCGGCGAGCCGCTGATGGACGGCCGTTGGAGCGATGCGCGCAAGCAGGCGCTGCGCGACTCCCGGATCGGCACCACCCAGGCGCTGCTCGCCTGGATCGCTGCGCTGCCCGAACGGCCCCGGGTGCTGGTGTCCGGTTCGGCGATCGGCTGGTACGGCCCGCGTGACAGCACACCCCTGGATGAAACCGCCTCGCCCGGGCATGACTTCGCGGCGATGCTGTGCCGGCAATGGGAAGCGGAGGCCCTGAAGGCGGAAGACCTCGGCGTGCGTACCTGCGTGCTGCGAACCGGTATCGTGCTCGACCGGGACGGCGGGGCCCTGCTGAAGATGCTGCCCCCGTTCCGGATGGGCGTGGGCGGCCCGATGGGCGACGGCCGGCAGTGGATGAGCTGGATCCACCGCGAGGACCTGGTCGGCATGATCCTGTGGCTGCTGGGCAACGGGCAGGCGCGCGGTGCCTACAATGGGACCGCGCCGGGTACCGTCACCAACCGCGTGTTCGCCACCACGCTGGGCGAAGCGCTGCATCGTCCTGCGCGGCTGACCACCCCGGCCTTCGCGCTCAAGGTGGCGTTCGGCGAGATGGCCGGGCTGCTGTTGACCGGGCAGAACGTGCAACCGGTACACGCGCTGGCCGAAGGCTTCACGTTCCAGTACCCCTCGCTGCCGGGCGCCCTGCAGGCGATCGTGGGCGCGCCGGAGCGCTGA
- the metF gene encoding methylenetetrahydrofolate reductase [NAD(P)H] yields MTAISFEFYPPKTDDQRAQLDRTAAKLKAFAPEYVSCTFGAGGSTLSYTSETVRHLKQHHGFEAAPHLSCVGGSREEIRELLKLYRAIGCRRIVALRGDLPSGMGHPGDLRYASELISFIRAEHGDAFRIEVGAYPETHPQASDALLDLKHFKTKIDAGADAAITQYFFNADAYFHFVDAVRALGVTVPIVPGIMPISNFSQLRRFSEQCGAEIPRWIGKRMQAYGDDAESVRAFGAEVVASLCERLVAGGAPGLHFYTLNLAKPTTQVLKLLRS; encoded by the coding sequence ATGACCGCCATCAGCTTCGAGTTCTACCCGCCCAAGACCGACGACCAGCGTGCCCAGCTGGACCGGACCGCGGCCAAGCTGAAGGCCTTCGCGCCGGAGTACGTCTCGTGTACGTTCGGTGCCGGCGGCTCCACCCTCAGCTATACCTCCGAAACCGTTCGCCACCTCAAGCAGCACCATGGTTTCGAAGCCGCCCCGCACCTGTCCTGCGTCGGTGGCAGCCGCGAGGAGATCCGCGAGCTGCTCAAGCTGTACCGCGCGATCGGCTGCCGGCGGATCGTCGCCCTGCGCGGTGACCTGCCCTCCGGTATGGGCCATCCCGGCGATCTGCGCTATGCCTCCGAACTGATCAGTTTCATCCGTGCCGAGCATGGCGATGCGTTCCGCATTGAAGTGGGCGCGTATCCGGAGACCCATCCGCAGGCCAGCGACGCCCTGCTCGACCTGAAGCACTTCAAGACCAAGATCGACGCCGGCGCCGATGCGGCGATCACCCAGTACTTCTTCAACGCCGACGCGTACTTCCACTTCGTCGATGCCGTGCGCGCGCTGGGCGTGACCGTGCCGATCGTGCCGGGCATCATGCCGATCTCCAATTTCAGCCAGCTGCGCCGCTTCTCCGAGCAGTGCGGTGCGGAAATCCCGCGCTGGATCGGCAAACGCATGCAGGCCTATGGCGACGATGCCGAATCGGTCCGCGCGTTCGGTGCCGAGGTGGTGGCCAGCCTGTGCGAACGCCTGGTCGCCGGCGGCGCCCCGGGCCTGCACTTCTACACGCTCAACCTGGCCAAGCCGACCACCCAGGTGCTGAAACTGCTGCGCAGCTGA
- a CDS encoding Nudix family hydrolase codes for MSSPLRSIHVVAGVITDARGRILLNRRTENRDMAGLWEFPGGKREPGETSEQALVRELREELGIEAEVGEWIMDVPQIYPDKRLRLEVRRIQGWKGSPRGREGQAITWVAPDKLHRYSMPPADLPVVAALRQPDRYLITPELEGEEDSVHQAWLGRLAQALESGVRRVQLRTPSSPARVALAERVIQQHGPRTQWLVNRDIDLAGRLGVGVHLGSEQLLALGERPLPAGQLVAASCHDLAQLQAAQRLGCDFAVLGPVQATDSHPGIAPLGWDAFEALREQVSLPLYALGGMTPGDIEQARRHGAQGIAAIRSLWPATA; via the coding sequence ATGTCATCTCCCCTTCGTTCGATCCATGTCGTGGCCGGCGTCATCACCGATGCCCGCGGCCGCATCCTGCTCAACCGACGTACCGAGAACCGCGATATGGCCGGCCTGTGGGAGTTCCCGGGCGGCAAGCGGGAGCCCGGCGAGACCTCCGAGCAGGCCCTGGTGCGGGAACTGCGCGAGGAGCTGGGGATCGAGGCGGAGGTCGGTGAGTGGATCATGGACGTGCCGCAGATCTACCCGGACAAGCGGCTCCGCCTCGAGGTGCGCCGGATCCAGGGCTGGAAGGGCTCGCCGCGTGGGCGGGAAGGGCAGGCGATCACCTGGGTGGCCCCGGACAAACTGCACCGGTACTCGATGCCGCCGGCGGACCTGCCGGTGGTGGCGGCGTTGCGCCAGCCGGATCGGTATCTGATCACCCCGGAGCTGGAGGGCGAGGAGGACAGTGTCCACCAGGCATGGCTGGGGCGCCTGGCGCAGGCGCTGGAGAGTGGCGTGCGCCGGGTGCAGCTGCGCACGCCCTCCAGTCCGGCGCGGGTGGCGCTGGCCGAGCGCGTGATCCAGCAGCATGGGCCGCGCACGCAGTGGCTGGTGAACCGGGATATCGACCTGGCCGGGCGGCTGGGCGTCGGGGTGCATCTGGGCAGTGAGCAGCTGCTGGCGCTGGGCGAGCGGCCGCTGCCGGCCGGTCAGCTGGTGGCGGCCTCCTGCCACGATCTGGCGCAGCTGCAGGCGGCGCAGCGGCTGGGCTGTGATTTTGCGGTGCTGGGACCCGTGCAGGCGACGGACAGCCATCCCGGCATAGCGCCGCTGGGCTGGGACGCGTTCGAAGCGCTGCGCGAGCAGGTCTCGCTGCCGCTGTACGCGCTGGGCGGGATGACCCCCGGCGATATCGAGCAGGCGCGCCGCCACGGCGCGCAGGGCATCGCGGCGATCCGCTCGCTGTGGCCGGCTACAGCGTGA
- the secA gene encoding preprotein translocase subunit SecA, which translates to MINSLLTRVFGSRNERQLRQLNRIVAKVNALEPEIEKLSDEQLKAKTPEFKQRIADGEALDKVLPEAFAVCREASRRVLGMRHYDVQLIGGMVLHLGKIAEMRTGEGKTLVATLPVYLNALEGKGVHVVTVNDYLARRDSAQMGKLYNWLGLSVGVVYPGMPHGDKREAYASDITYGTNNEFGFDYLRDNMALSRADRYQRGLHYAIVDEVDSILIDEARTPLIISGPADDSPELYIRVNRVVPHLIKQDAEEGEGDFWVDEKGKQVHLSEAGMEHAEALLVEAGILNAETEGLYAAQNLTVVHHLNAALRAHAIYQRDVDYIVRDGEVVIVDEFTGRTLAGRRWSDGLHQAVEAKEGVPVQRENQTLASITFQNLFRMYKKLSGMTGTADTEAYEFQSIYNLEVVVIPTNRPTIRKDGSDQVFLNRNGKFNAVLADIQACNERGQPVLVGTTSIETSEMLSEHLTKAGVHHEVLNAKQHDREATIIANAGMPGAVTIATNMAGRGTDIVLGGSLEAQLHELGEDATDEQRAQVKAEWQKRHDAVKAAGGLHIVGTERHESRRIDNQLRGRSGRQGDPGSSRFYLSLEDNLMRIFASDWVQKAMRMMGMKEDDVIEDRLVSRQIEKAQRKVEAHNFDIRKNLLDFDDVNNDQRKVIYSQRDELLDAESVKENVDGIRGDVIFDVVARFVPPNSIDEQWDLQGLEATLASDFGIDMSLTELVKAHEELDAEGIAEKVQAKVDEHFAAKEAGVGDETMRALEKHVMLTVLDQSWKEHLARMDYLRQGIYLRGYAQKQPKQEYKKEAFELFSEMLENVKREVVTLLARVRIRSEEEVAALEQAERQQAEARLLQSQFQHQDAGGYGADEEAAQVEAAQNGVPQVTRDEPKVGRNDPCPCGSGKKYKHCHGQLS; encoded by the coding sequence ATGATCAACAGCCTGCTTACCCGCGTCTTCGGCAGTCGTAATGAACGACAGCTGCGCCAGCTCAACCGCATCGTCGCCAAGGTCAATGCGTTGGAGCCGGAAATCGAAAAGCTCTCCGACGAGCAGCTCAAGGCCAAGACCCCGGAGTTCAAGCAGCGCATCGCTGACGGTGAAGCCCTGGACAAGGTGCTGCCCGAAGCGTTCGCGGTCTGCCGTGAAGCCAGCCGCCGCGTGCTCGGCATGCGCCATTACGACGTCCAGCTGATCGGCGGCATGGTCCTGCACCTGGGCAAGATCGCCGAAATGCGCACCGGTGAAGGCAAGACCCTGGTCGCCACGCTGCCGGTCTACCTCAACGCGCTGGAAGGCAAGGGCGTCCACGTGGTCACCGTGAACGACTACCTGGCCCGCCGTGACTCGGCGCAGATGGGCAAGCTCTACAACTGGCTGGGCCTGAGCGTGGGCGTGGTCTACCCGGGCATGCCGCACGGCGACAAGCGCGAGGCGTACGCCAGCGACATCACCTACGGCACCAACAACGAATTCGGCTTCGATTACCTGCGCGACAACATGGCGCTGTCCCGTGCGGACCGCTACCAGCGCGGCCTGCACTACGCCATCGTCGACGAAGTCGACTCCATCCTGATCGATGAAGCCCGTACCCCGCTGATCATCTCCGGCCCGGCCGATGACTCCCCGGAGCTGTACATCCGCGTCAACCGCGTCGTCCCGCACCTGATCAAGCAGGATGCCGAGGAAGGCGAGGGCGATTTCTGGGTGGACGAGAAGGGCAAGCAGGTCCATCTGTCCGAAGCGGGCATGGAGCATGCCGAGGCGCTGCTGGTCGAAGCCGGCATCCTCAATGCCGAAACCGAAGGCCTGTACGCCGCGCAGAACCTGACGGTGGTGCATCACCTCAATGCCGCCCTGCGCGCGCATGCCATCTACCAGCGCGACGTGGATTACATCGTGCGCGATGGCGAAGTGGTGATCGTCGATGAATTCACCGGCCGTACCCTGGCCGGCCGCCGCTGGTCCGATGGCCTGCACCAGGCGGTGGAAGCGAAGGAAGGCGTGCCGGTCCAGCGCGAGAACCAGACCCTGGCGAGCATCACCTTCCAGAACCTGTTCCGCATGTACAAGAAGCTGTCCGGCATGACCGGTACGGCCGATACGGAAGCCTACGAATTCCAGAGCATCTACAACCTGGAAGTGGTGGTGATCCCGACCAACCGCCCGACCATCCGCAAGGACGGTTCGGACCAGGTGTTCCTCAACCGCAACGGCAAGTTCAACGCCGTGCTGGCCGATATCCAGGCCTGCAACGAGCGCGGCCAGCCGGTGCTGGTGGGTACCACCTCGATCGAAACCTCGGAGATGCTGTCCGAGCACCTGACCAAGGCCGGTGTGCACCACGAAGTGCTCAACGCCAAGCAGCACGACCGCGAAGCGACCATCATCGCCAACGCCGGCATGCCGGGCGCGGTGACCATCGCCACCAACATGGCCGGCCGTGGTACCGATATCGTGCTCGGTGGTTCGCTGGAAGCGCAGCTGCATGAGCTGGGCGAAGACGCCACCGACGAGCAGCGCGCCCAGGTCAAGGCCGAGTGGCAGAAGCGCCATGACGCGGTCAAGGCGGCCGGTGGCCTGCACATCGTCGGTACCGAGCGCCACGAATCACGCCGTATCGACAACCAGCTGCGTGGCCGTTCGGGCCGCCAGGGCGATCCGGGTTCGTCCCGTTTCTACCTGTCGCTGGAAGACAACCTGATGCGCATCTTCGCCTCGGACTGGGTCCAGAAGGCGATGCGCATGATGGGCATGAAGGAAGACGACGTCATCGAGGATCGTCTGGTCAGCCGCCAGATCGAGAAGGCGCAGCGCAAGGTCGAAGCGCACAACTTCGACATCCGCAAGAACCTGCTGGACTTCGACGACGTCAACAACGATCAGCGCAAGGTGATCTATAGCCAGCGCGACGAACTGCTGGATGCGGAGTCGGTGAAGGAGAACGTCGATGGCATCCGCGGCGACGTGATCTTCGATGTGGTGGCGCGCTTCGTGCCGCCGAACTCGATCGATGAGCAGTGGGACCTGCAGGGTCTGGAAGCGACGCTGGCCTCGGACTTCGGCATCGACATGTCGCTGACCGAGCTGGTCAAGGCGCACGAGGAACTGGACGCCGAAGGCATCGCCGAGAAGGTGCAGGCCAAGGTGGACGAGCACTTCGCCGCGAAGGAAGCCGGCGTGGGCGACGAGACCATGCGCGCGCTGGAGAAGCACGTGATGCTGACCGTGCTGGACCAGAGCTGGAAGGAGCACCTGGCGCGCATGGATTACCTGCGCCAGGGCATCTACCTGCGCGGTTATGCGCAGAAGCAGCCGAAGCAGGAGTACAAGAAGGAAGCCTTCGAGCTGTTCTCGGAAATGCTCGAGAACGTAAAGCGCGAAGTGGTGACGTTGCTGGCGCGCGTGCGCATCCGCAGCGAAGAGGAAGTGGCGGCACTGGAGCAGGCCGAGCGTCAGCAGGCCGAAGCACGCCTGCTGCAGTCGCAGTTCCAGCACCAGGACGCCGGCGGCTACGGTGCCGACGAAGAGGCCGCGCAGGTGGAGGCCGCCCAGAACGGCGTGCCGCAGGTCACCCGCGATGAGCCGAAGGTCGGCCGCAACGATCCGTGCCCGTGCGGCAGCGGCAAGAAGTACAAGCACTGCCATGGGCAGCTGAGCTGA
- a CDS encoding M23 family metallopeptidase produces MAFKKIVIKTREGQAKTPLARLRFYFEDSPRALLGSVLGVGCLIGFGAGIGGSMFNDSRLHAKVAQQERELAQAQKDAQTQVNALAARMGELQAQATRLNALGERLTQMGKLEDGEFDFNETPGLGEGEPGPTQDIPVSAVNADLQVLEQRFAASGRQLSVMESLMFDHQLEQNAVPSRMPIRNTYITSNFGTRSDPFGRGAATHKGMDFHAKVGDPVMSVADGVVSFAGVKGGYGNVVDVDHGNGYVTRYAHNSRLVVKPGDLVRAGQEVAKAGSTGRSTGAHVHFEVWERGQVVNPRKFLGDGGNTPVGRVSRG; encoded by the coding sequence ATGGCATTCAAAAAGATCGTAATCAAAACGCGTGAAGGACAGGCCAAGACGCCGCTGGCGCGTTTGCGTTTCTACTTCGAAGATTCCCCCCGTGCCCTGCTGGGCAGTGTGCTGGGGGTGGGCTGCCTGATCGGCTTCGGTGCCGGTATCGGTGGCAGCATGTTCAACGATTCCCGGCTCCACGCCAAGGTCGCACAGCAGGAACGCGAACTGGCGCAGGCTCAGAAGGACGCTCAGACCCAGGTCAACGCGCTGGCAGCGCGGATGGGCGAGCTGCAGGCGCAGGCCACCCGTCTCAACGCCCTGGGCGAACGACTCACCCAGATGGGCAAACTGGAAGACGGCGAATTCGACTTCAACGAGACCCCCGGCCTCGGTGAAGGCGAGCCCGGCCCGACCCAGGACATCCCGGTCAGCGCGGTCAACGCCGACTTACAGGTGCTGGAGCAGCGCTTTGCTGCTTCAGGCCGCCAGCTGTCGGTGATGGAATCGCTGATGTTCGACCACCAGCTCGAACAGAATGCCGTGCCCTCGCGCATGCCGATCCGCAACACCTACATCACCTCCAACTTCGGTACCCGCAGCGATCCGTTCGGTCGCGGTGCGGCCACCCACAAGGGCATGGATTTCCACGCCAAGGTTGGTGACCCGGTGATGTCGGTGGCCGATGGCGTGGTCAGCTTCGCCGGCGTGAAGGGCGGTTACGGCAACGTGGTCGATGTGGACCATGGCAACGGCTATGTGACCCGCTATGCGCACAATTCGCGCCTGGTGGTGAAGCCGGGCGATCTGGTCCGGGCCGGCCAGGAAGTGGCCAAGGCCGGTTCCACGGGCCGTTCCACCGGTGCCCACGTGCACTTCGAGGTCTGGGAACGCGGCCAGGTGGTCAATCCGCGCAAGTTCCTCGGTGATGGCGGCAACACCCCGGTCGGCCGCGTTTCGCGGGGCTGA
- a CDS encoding DUF721 domain-containing protein, with the protein MSEPKSSARSPSTPKPALDAVMADKAGNPLRRALWLDALDRQLRPHLPPALATRCRLANVNGEHLVFLVESPVWHAKVRLAEAQLIDAARSIGLKVTKVTVKTASAPPPRSPAIDNRNGPHAVSAATHKGLRDALACLRDVDSSKS; encoded by the coding sequence ATGTCTGAGCCGAAATCCAGTGCCCGTTCCCCATCCACGCCGAAGCCGGCGCTGGATGCGGTCATGGCGGACAAAGCCGGTAACCCGCTGCGTCGTGCCTTGTGGCTCGACGCGCTGGACCGTCAATTGCGCCCCCATTTGCCGCCTGCACTGGCCACCCGTTGCCGGCTGGCGAATGTAAACGGCGAGCACCTCGTTTTTCTCGTCGAATCTCCCGTGTGGCACGCCAAGGTCCGGCTTGCCGAAGCACAGTTGATCGACGCGGCCCGGTCCATCGGGCTGAAGGTCACCAAGGTGACCGTCAAAACAGCGTCCGCCCCTCCCCCACGCTCCCCAGCGATCGACAACAGGAATGGCCCCCACGCTGTTTCAGCCGCCACGCACAAAGGGCTACGCGACGCGTTGGCTTGTCTGCGCGACGTGGATTCCTCCAAGTCGTGA